In the genome of Gloeotrichia echinulata CP02, one region contains:
- a CDS encoding M23 family metallopeptidase, with translation MSMLKQRVVTCGSILLTLGLGLVSLITLLPKQEIASARQVQPKKVATANSWLAASFPVENFQAYTSGFGYRRSATGGDNWEFHGGLDIAAPQGSYIRNWWVGIVIKVGDRTACGTHIVIKSGQWEHTYCHMEGNVETASSRRYFIDRVAGIQIWEGQQIPTGARIGRVGMTGRTTGPHLHWGLKYGNNYVDPAMVLREMFFQQQIARRGGSKVNPQQSQVIIQESKLVRDSGY, from the coding sequence ATGAGTATGCTAAAACAAAGAGTAGTAACTTGTGGATCTATCCTATTAACATTAGGATTAGGTCTTGTAAGTTTAATCACTCTATTGCCTAAGCAAGAAATCGCCAGTGCTAGACAAGTACAGCCGAAAAAAGTAGCAACAGCAAATAGTTGGCTAGCTGCGTCTTTTCCTGTAGAAAACTTTCAAGCTTATACATCTGGTTTTGGTTATCGCCGTTCTGCTACTGGCGGTGATAATTGGGAATTTCATGGAGGTTTAGACATTGCTGCTCCACAAGGTAGTTACATTCGTAATTGGTGGGTAGGTATTGTAATTAAAGTTGGCGATCGCACCGCCTGCGGCACTCATATAGTAATTAAATCAGGACAATGGGAACATACCTATTGCCATATGGAAGGAAACGTCGAAACCGCATCTAGTCGGCGTTATTTCATTGATCGTGTAGCGGGAATTCAAATTTGGGAAGGTCAACAAATACCAACTGGAGCCAGAATTGGTAGAGTAGGAATGACTGGACGCACCACCGGACCACATCTCCACTGGGGATTAAAGTATGGCAATAACTATGTAGACCCCGCAATGGTGCTGCGGGAAATGTTTTTCCAACAACAAATAGCCAGAAGAGGCGGGTCAAAAGTGAATCCGCAACAGTCACAAGTCATCATTCAAGAATCAAAATTGGTTCGCGATTCTGGCTATTAA
- a CDS encoding helix-turn-helix transcriptional regulator produces MPARLQIKAEDCSPLGQFILQFLEEQSISMNRLADLSGVPQPRLRGACFKGTCPTPETLRKLARVMGKHHLELYTLAYEARIEKLPEDADGTSLDILMRDLFETARELGLAVPKVRPSKAKIRKALLELGFRAENDECA; encoded by the coding sequence ATGCCAGCAAGGTTGCAAATAAAAGCTGAAGATTGCTCTCCTTTAGGACAATTCATTCTTCAATTCTTGGAAGAACAGAGTATCAGTATGAACCGTCTGGCTGATTTGTCTGGTGTTCCTCAGCCTCGACTGAGAGGTGCTTGCTTTAAGGGAACCTGTCCTACCCCTGAAACTTTGAGGAAACTGGCTAGGGTGATGGGGAAACACCACTTGGAGCTTTATACGTTAGCTTACGAAGCTAGAATTGAGAAGCTTCCCGAAGACGCAGATGGTACTTCGCTGGATATCCTGATGCGGGATCTGTTTGAAACTGCTAGAGAACTGGGATTAGCCGTTCCAAAAGTTCGCCCTTCTAAAGCCAAAATCCGCAAAGCTCTCCTGGAACTGGGATTTCGCGCCGAGAATGATGAATGCGCGTGA
- a CDS encoding phycobilisome rod-core linker polypeptide, whose translation MAIPLLEYTPISQNQRVAGYEVPGDEQPRVYSTENLLSSTDLDILIEAAYRQIFFHAFAADRERFLESQLRSGQITVRDFIRGLVLSNTYKRSFYDLNNNYRFVEQTVQRVLGRDVYDNREKLAWSIVVATKGIQGFIDDLLNSEEYLEAFGYDTLPYQRRRVLPGRSQGELPFNIKSPRYDEYHRNKLGFPQIIWQTTVRGYTPADKKLTAGNPALFLDMAKSINPKVNTPPRLSVMNIDIEKSVPYRK comes from the coding sequence GTGGCAATTCCTCTTTTAGAATATACCCCTATTTCTCAAAATCAGCGCGTAGCAGGTTATGAGGTACCTGGAGATGAGCAACCCCGCGTCTACTCTACGGAGAACCTACTTTCCTCAACAGACCTGGACATTCTGATTGAAGCCGCCTATCGTCAGATTTTTTTCCACGCCTTTGCTGCTGATCGTGAGCGTTTTCTGGAGTCCCAGCTCCGCAGTGGTCAGATCACAGTCCGCGACTTCATTCGTGGCTTAGTGTTATCTAATACCTACAAGCGCAGCTTCTACGACCTCAATAACAACTATCGTTTTGTCGAACAGACAGTACAGCGGGTTCTCGGTCGTGATGTTTATGATAACCGGGAAAAGCTTGCCTGGTCAATTGTTGTGGCGACAAAGGGCATCCAAGGCTTTATCGATGACCTACTCAACAGTGAGGAGTATCTGGAAGCTTTTGGCTACGACACACTACCTTATCAACGTCGTCGGGTACTACCCGGTCGCTCACAAGGTGAATTGCCTTTCAACATCAAGTCTCCCCGTTACGATGAATACCATCGTAATAAACTTGGCTTCCCGCAGATCATCTGGCAAACCACCGTGCGTGGCTATACTCCTGCTGATAAGAAACTTACAGCAGGTAATCCCGCTCTGTTCCTTGACATGGCCAAGAGTATTAACCCCAAGGTTAACACACCTCCACGGCTATCGGTAATGAATATTGATATCGAGAAATCAGTTCCTTATCGTAAGTAA
- a CDS encoding transposase family protein: protein MTQLLNLPEVLVESSLQEGQVLILSVGKKAKSASCPHCGQNSRHLHQNQKCLVKDLPMGDFEVILNVNRRRFKCKKCRKTFNEKLDFLGARKRYTYRYAEYIIKQVINSNVSNVARNNGLTNE, encoded by the coding sequence ATGACTCAACTCCTAAATTTGCCTGAAGTATTAGTAGAATCAAGCCTACAAGAGGGTCAAGTCCTAATTCTATCAGTAGGTAAAAAAGCGAAAAGTGCATCGTGCCCACACTGTGGTCAAAACTCAAGACATTTACATCAAAATCAAAAATGTTTAGTGAAAGATTTACCGATGGGGGATTTTGAAGTAATACTGAATGTCAATAGACGAAGATTCAAGTGTAAAAAATGCCGAAAAACATTTAATGAAAAGCTAGATTTTCTAGGAGCAAGAAAGAGGTATACATACCGATATGCGGAATATATTATCAAACAAGTGATTAATAGTAATGTAAGTAATGTGGCAAGAAATAATGGACTAACTAATGAATAA
- a CDS encoding ISL3 family transposase encodes MLEDVAKNVMPIDVKDLRRLGIDEISLVKGQGKFIVVLVDIDSGKLIGLVKERKQIEIKKTMRMWGEKVLSQIEEVSIDMTGNYKSLIEKICPNALVTVDRFHVTKLVHEELNRARIAEKKIASELNAPERKKVFESLKGNKFTILKAENKLTEKQKDKLNRIKQASPLIARMHSLKEDFHNLFEDNKNVVTGTLELINWLKKAEPYYQRSVQTIKRWFGEIVGYFERRTTSGVVEGINNKLKLIKRSGFGFRNFRNFEIRALLSWHYPINLAR; translated from the coding sequence ATGCTTGAAGATGTAGCTAAAAATGTGATGCCAATAGATGTCAAAGATTTAAGAAGATTAGGAATAGATGAAATTAGTTTGGTCAAAGGACAAGGAAAATTTATTGTCGTGCTAGTAGATATAGATTCAGGTAAATTGATAGGTTTAGTAAAAGAAAGAAAACAAATTGAAATCAAAAAAACCATGAGAATGTGGGGAGAAAAAGTTTTGTCACAAATAGAAGAAGTAAGTATTGATATGACAGGCAATTATAAATCTTTAATTGAGAAGATTTGTCCAAACGCCCTTGTAACGGTAGATAGGTTCCATGTTACTAAATTAGTACATGAAGAATTAAATCGAGCTAGGATAGCAGAAAAGAAAATAGCATCTGAGTTAAATGCCCCGGAAAGAAAAAAAGTATTTGAAAGTTTAAAAGGAAATAAATTTACAATTCTAAAAGCCGAGAATAAGCTCACCGAAAAGCAAAAAGATAAATTAAATAGAATTAAACAAGCTTCTCCTTTAATAGCTAGAATGCATTCATTAAAAGAAGATTTTCACAATTTATTTGAAGACAATAAAAATGTGGTAACGGGAACGCTAGAATTAATCAATTGGTTAAAAAAAGCTGAACCATATTATCAAAGAAGTGTGCAGACAATTAAACGGTGGTTTGGAGAAATAGTCGGATATTTTGAACGAAGGACTACCAGTGGAGTAGTAGAAGGAATAAATAATAAACTGAAGTTAATAAAGCGAAGTGGATTTGGATTTAGAAACTTTCGTAATTTTGAGATTAGAGCTTTACTTTCTTGGCATTATCCTATCAATTTAGCACGCTAA
- a CDS encoding caspase family protein: protein MARYALVIGIAKYDKLSNLPKAVNDAEKMAQLLRQQGRFDVQPLPGKLIESENRWQVTPDKKLTGKELGQTLQTFLLEKAKGGEGLIYFAGHGFEAPSLTGQRKGYLATFDCNKEDGQNAIAFDDLNALIAKSPLSSLVVLLDCCYAGSLIERSLLQSSFPVFNSKQDYCLITASRTFERAREDAEGGIFTKAVLEGLAENQADETSGAINVNDLISFVSRQLKQSGQEPIYMGGGRSIPLVWYPPKNPVAAGVVSDECPYRGLQAFEKEHAKFFFGRQKVGLLRT, encoded by the coding sequence ATGGCTCGATATGCGCTGGTGATTGGCATTGCTAAGTATGATAAGTTATCAAACCTACCAAAGGCTGTCAACGATGCCGAAAAAATGGCACAGTTACTGCGTCAACAGGGTAGGTTTGATGTGCAGCCGTTACCGGGTAAGCTAATTGAGAGCGAAAATCGCTGGCAAGTCACACCAGATAAAAAGTTAACTGGTAAAGAACTCGGTCAAACACTGCAGACTTTTCTGCTGGAAAAGGCGAAAGGTGGGGAAGGTCTGATTTATTTTGCGGGACATGGCTTTGAAGCACCCAGCCTCACCGGTCAACGGAAAGGATATTTGGCCACTTTCGATTGTAATAAAGAAGATGGACAAAATGCGATCGCCTTTGATGACCTTAACGCCTTAATCGCTAAATCTCCACTCAGCAGCCTGGTGGTACTGCTCGACTGTTGTTATGCTGGGTCTTTAATCGAGAGAAGTTTGCTGCAGTCGAGTTTTCCTGTGTTCAACAGCAAACAAGACTACTGCTTAATTACAGCCTCCCGTACCTTTGAAAGAGCTAGGGAAGATGCAGAAGGTGGTATTTTTACGAAGGCGGTACTAGAAGGACTGGCTGAGAATCAAGCTGATGAGACTAGCGGCGCAATTAATGTTAATGATTTGATTAGTTTTGTCTCCCGCCAACTTAAGCAAAGTGGACAAGAACCAATTTACATGGGCGGTGGTAGATCAATTCCCTTGGTTTGGTATCCGCCAAAGAATCCTGTAGCGGCTGGGGTGGTAAGTGATGAATGTCCCTATCGAGGATTACAAGCTTTTGAAAAAGAACACGCCAAATTCTTTTTTGGTCGGCAGAAAGTAGGGCTCTTGCGTACTTAG
- a CDS encoding CU044_2847 family protein has product MSEVQRLIVKEDDQEYEIYVESKAAAEVPEEEEPGYRDGLPTLNIREFQDKVRGYAKLAVGAFKNLPDAEEVTVKFGIKLGGKTGIPFLTEGSAESNFEIEVKYNLAQKNK; this is encoded by the coding sequence ATGTCAGAAGTGCAACGCCTGATTGTCAAAGAAGATGATCAAGAGTATGAGATATATGTGGAATCAAAAGCAGCCGCTGAGGTTCCAGAAGAAGAAGAACCAGGATACCGTGATGGTTTACCCACGTTGAATATCAGAGAATTTCAGGATAAAGTTCGTGGTTATGCCAAATTAGCTGTCGGTGCATTCAAGAATTTACCTGACGCTGAGGAGGTAACAGTTAAATTTGGCATCAAGCTGGGTGGTAAAACGGGGATTCCGTTTTTAACTGAGGGTTCAGCAGAGAGTAATTTTGAAATCGAGGTTAAGTATAACTTGGCGCAGAAAAATAAATAA
- a CDS encoding transposase — translation MPYDPQKHHRRSIRLKGYDYTQTGAYFITICTKKRQCLFGNVVQGEMQLNSLGYIAFNCWQTIPDHFPHIELDTFVVMPNHIHGILIITDNPVGLRHCLALNQHSEGNPEKFGKPVGGSISTVIGSYKSIVSKRINIIWQTKGQSIWQRNFYEHIGREQKSIDHIREYIVNNPLCWADDPENTHPNSDVKDFLFDIPF, via the coding sequence ATGCCTTATGATCCACAAAAACATCATCGCCGTTCTATTCGCTTAAAAGGGTATGATTACACCCAAACAGGTGCATATTTCATCACCATTTGTACTAAAAAACGCCAATGTTTATTTGGTAATGTGGTTCAGGGCGAAATGCAATTGAATTCTTTAGGTTATATCGCCTTTAACTGCTGGCAAACAATACCCGATCATTTTCCCCACATTGAATTAGATACATTTGTGGTCATGCCTAACCATATACACGGCATATTAATCATCACCGACAACCCTGTAGGTCTAAGGCATTGCCTTGCCCTCAACCAACATAGTGAAGGCAACCCAGAAAAATTCGGTAAACCTGTAGGTGGTTCTATTTCTACAGTTATTGGTAGTTATAAAAGCATTGTCAGCAAACGCATTAATATAATTTGGCAGACTAAAGGACAATCAATCTGGCAACGCAATTTTTATGAACACATTGGCAGAGAACAAAAATCTATAGATCACATCCGAGAATATATTGTAAATAATCCTCTGTGTTGGGCAGATGATCCAGAAAACACACACCCTAATTCTGATGTTAAAGATTTCCTTTTTGATATCCCTTTTTAA
- a CDS encoding GH116 family glycosyl hydrolase, translating into MTNQPAREIPAYTWNRPIGLGWDKPYTVRYASNLDDGPWHGMPLGGFGAGCIGRSSRGDFNFWHIDGGEHTFQNIPACQFSIFESNGTSSQAYALSSQPPEDGTLAAWRWYPVSESGSSVGTYHALYPRSWFVYENVLQARLSCEQFSPIWANNYQETSYPVAMFVWKAHNPTDAPITLSIMLSWENMVGWFTNSQKSPEVKIRDDGSPVYEYQPRLGESQDNYNLIVENTQQLGCFLARVGSNAGVQEGDGIWCIATLKHPLVETFYHTRWNPVGTGEDLWQSFANDGSLPNYIDGIPASENTRIGAAIAVRFTLQPGETLEIPFSLAWDFPVTEFAAGINYYRRYTDFFDRSGKNAWAIASTALQEYQNWRSQIQNWQQPILNREDLPDWLKMALFNELYDLTSGGTLWSAASELDPIGQFAVLECLDYRWYESLDVRLYGSFALLILFPELEKSVIRAFARAIPHGDERLRVIGYYYTIGADTTTAVRKVPGATPHDLGAPNEHVWEKTNYTCYQDCNLWKDLGSDFVLQVYRDFLLTGANDVDFLAECWDAIVETLNYLKTFDQDGDGIPENSGAPDQTFDDWRLQGVSAYCGGLWLTALEAAIAIANILMNRTDAENAEEIVAQKSIYEAWLAQSRPIYDQKLWNGQYYRLDSESGSDVVMADQLCGQFYARLLELPDIVASDRALSALRTVYDACFVKFYDGQFGAANGVRPDGSPENPQATHPLEVWTGINFGLAAFLVQMGMRDEALRLTQAVVEQIYNHGLQFRTPEAITAAGTFRASTYLRPMAIWAIYHLIAQ; encoded by the coding sequence ATGACAAATCAACCCGCAAGAGAAATTCCCGCTTACACTTGGAACCGTCCCATTGGTCTGGGCTGGGATAAACCTTATACTGTCCGCTATGCTAGTAATCTGGATGATGGCCCTTGGCATGGTATGCCTTTAGGTGGCTTTGGTGCTGGTTGTATCGGTCGTTCTTCACGGGGAGATTTTAACTTTTGGCACATTGACGGTGGTGAACATACTTTCCAAAATATTCCCGCTTGTCAATTCAGTATATTTGAGTCCAATGGTACATCTTCCCAAGCTTACGCTTTGTCTAGCCAACCGCCGGAAGATGGGACTCTCGCAGCTTGGCGATGGTATCCGGTGAGTGAATCAGGTAGCAGTGTTGGTACATATCACGCGCTGTACCCCCGTAGCTGGTTTGTGTATGAAAATGTCTTACAGGCGCGGTTAAGCTGTGAGCAGTTTTCGCCAATTTGGGCAAATAACTACCAAGAAACTAGTTACCCGGTGGCAATGTTCGTCTGGAAAGCGCATAACCCGACGGATGCACCGATTACTCTCAGTATCATGCTTTCTTGGGAAAATATGGTGGGTTGGTTTACTAATTCCCAGAAATCTCCTGAGGTGAAAATCCGCGATGATGGCAGTCCAGTTTATGAATATCAGCCGCGTTTGGGAGAAAGTCAAGATAATTATAATTTGATAGTTGAAAATACTCAACAACTGGGTTGCTTTTTAGCTCGCGTTGGTAGCAATGCAGGGGTGCAAGAAGGTGATGGCATCTGGTGTATCGCGACGCTGAAACATCCCCTTGTGGAAACATTTTACCATACGCGCTGGAATCCTGTGGGTACGGGGGAAGATTTGTGGCAAAGCTTCGCCAATGATGGGTCTTTGCCTAATTATATAGATGGAATTCCGGCATCAGAAAATACAAGAATAGGGGCGGCGATCGCAGTTCGTTTTACTCTCCAACCAGGGGAAACTCTCGAAATTCCCTTTTCTCTGGCTTGGGATTTCCCTGTTACCGAATTTGCCGCCGGAATCAACTATTATCGCAGATATACAGACTTTTTTGACCGTAGTGGTAAAAATGCTTGGGCGATCGCGTCCACTGCTTTACAAGAATACCAAAATTGGCGATCGCAAATTCAAAACTGGCAACAACCCATCCTCAACCGGGAAGATTTGCCTGATTGGTTGAAAATGGCTTTGTTTAATGAGCTTTACGACCTGACAAGCGGCGGGACTCTCTGGAGTGCAGCCTCAGAACTTGACCCTATCGGTCAGTTTGCGGTTTTAGAATGCTTAGATTACCGTTGGTACGAAAGTCTGGATGTCCGCTTGTATGGTTCCTTTGCTTTGCTGATACTGTTCCCAGAACTGGAAAAATCAGTAATCCGGGCGTTTGCAAGGGCAATTCCCCACGGTGATGAACGCTTGCGAGTTATAGGATATTATTATACCATTGGCGCAGATACTACAACCGCTGTCCGCAAAGTCCCAGGCGCAACTCCCCACGATTTGGGCGCACCCAATGAACATGTTTGGGAAAAAACCAATTACACCTGCTACCAAGACTGCAATTTATGGAAAGATTTAGGTAGTGATTTTGTCCTGCAGGTATACCGAGATTTTCTGCTGACGGGTGCTAACGATGTGGACTTTTTGGCAGAATGTTGGGATGCTATTGTCGAAACTCTCAATTATCTGAAAACTTTTGATCAAGATGGGGATGGAATACCGGAGAATTCTGGGGCGCCTGACCAAACTTTTGATGATTGGCGATTACAGGGTGTGAGTGCTTATTGTGGTGGTTTGTGGTTGACGGCTTTGGAAGCGGCGATCGCCATAGCTAATATATTAATGAACCGCACAGACGCAGAGAACGCGGAGGAGATAGTAGCACAAAAGTCTATCTATGAGGCTTGGTTAGCACAATCTCGCCCGATTTATGACCAAAAGCTATGGAATGGTCAATATTATCGCCTGGATAGTGAGAGTGGTTCGGATGTGGTGATGGCGGATCAGTTATGTGGACAATTTTACGCCCGACTGTTGGAATTACCGGATATTGTGGCGAGCGATCGCGCCCTCTCTGCGCTGAGAACTGTTTATGATGCTTGCTTTGTCAAGTTCTATGATGGTCAATTTGGCGCGGCCAATGGTGTGCGTCCCGATGGTTCACCAGAAAATCCCCAAGCTACCCACCCACTGGAAGTTTGGACGGGGATTAATTTTGGATTGGCTGCTTTTCTTGTACAGATGGGTATGCGAGATGAAGCGCTGCGCTTGACACAAGCTGTGGTTGAGCAAATTTACAATCATGGACTCCAATTCCGCACACCTGAAGCTATCACCGCTGCTGGTACTTTCCGCGCTAGTACTTACCTGCGACCAATGGCTATTTGGGCTATTTATCACCTAATTGCTCAGTAG
- a CDS encoding cysteine peptidase family C39 domain-containing protein encodes MNPSSSLRVQGYLEYTSNQQSSTLKEAILKFWRSVGGDTSLVSDFTEAWDLREFQLGDDLTKYDPNGEIADRSFLYLVCQGRVRLLGWDATLGREISTQLLLTGETFGADDLFCYEPWRYRAIAASGGCVAQITIADLGLWCQRLPHLKSYLQQLAVERQALIFFKSCTELRSLCSQRLRQLLPYLVATKIPAGSSLVEATPQALGRFWLLSGKIENLSTVNIPPVVGASWGYPQMTIFSGIAQTDLFVYHLSMEHWESARAIAPQIFSHGCELGSQSESKLQIAPKPQPVPQVIELPIPHPEPEISATVIAEDDIDFPQQRNQGGFRPRFWRPYPFIAQQSLSDCGAACLAMISQYWGKRLSMNTLRNLARVDRRGASVHSLAAAAETLGYDVLTVRASLSKLDSYDNPWIAHWQGIHYIVVWRLTYLLVLKERGFLDTSRSLRHKWSYHPSMSV; translated from the coding sequence ATGAACCCCTCTTCGTCGTTAAGAGTTCAGGGATATTTAGAATATACAAGTAATCAGCAGTCTTCCACTCTCAAAGAGGCTATCCTCAAATTTTGGAGATCGGTGGGAGGGGATACTAGCCTAGTATCGGATTTTACAGAAGCTTGGGATCTGCGTGAGTTCCAACTAGGTGATGATTTGACCAAGTATGATCCGAATGGGGAAATTGCTGATCGCAGTTTTCTTTATTTAGTTTGTCAAGGTCGAGTGCGCCTGCTGGGGTGGGACGCAACTCTGGGGCGAGAAATTTCCACTCAGTTACTTTTGACTGGGGAAACCTTTGGCGCGGATGATTTATTCTGCTATGAACCTTGGAGATATCGAGCGATCGCCGCTAGTGGGGGTTGTGTTGCTCAAATCACCATTGCTGATCTGGGCTTGTGGTGCCAACGCCTACCGCATCTAAAAAGTTATTTACAGCAGTTGGCTGTTGAGCGTCAAGCACTAATTTTCTTCAAAAGTTGCACTGAGTTACGCTCTCTGTGTAGCCAGAGACTAAGACAATTGTTACCCTACTTAGTAGCAACCAAAATCCCTGCTGGTTCATCTTTGGTGGAAGCAACTCCGCAGGCGTTGGGGCGCTTTTGGTTACTAAGTGGGAAGATTGAGAACTTATCAACAGTAAATATACCGCCCGTAGTGGGAGCCAGTTGGGGATATCCCCAGATGACTATATTCTCTGGGATAGCTCAAACGGATTTGTTTGTTTACCACCTGTCGATGGAACATTGGGAATCGGCAAGGGCGATCGCACCTCAGATATTTTCTCATGGGTGTGAACTCGGTAGCCAATCTGAGAGTAAATTGCAAATAGCCCCAAAACCTCAGCCTGTTCCCCAGGTCATTGAGCTACCAATTCCTCACCCAGAGCCTGAGATCTCCGCTACAGTCATAGCTGAGGATGACATTGACTTTCCCCAACAGAGAAACCAAGGCGGATTCAGGCCTAGGTTCTGGCGTCCCTATCCTTTTATTGCACAGCAAAGCTTATCCGATTGTGGTGCGGCCTGTTTGGCGATGATTAGCCAATATTGGGGTAAACGCTTGAGTATGAACACTCTGCGTAATTTAGCACGGGTAGACCGTAGGGGTGCTTCTGTGCATAGTTTAGCCGCCGCAGCCGAAACCTTGGGATATGATGTCCTAACAGTCCGGGCGAGCTTGAGCAAGCTGGACTCATATGATAACCCCTGGATTGCTCATTGGCAAGGTATTCATTATATAGTTGTCTGGCGATTGACATACCTCCTCGTCCTAAAGGAGCGAGGATTCCTTGACACTTCGCGCTCGTTGCGCCACAAGTGGTCTTACCATCCCTCCATGTCCGTTTAA
- a CDS encoding HetP family heterocyst commitment protein, producing the protein MNQDISGISSKFNNSIHPEQFDQVVEAILSGKYSWACVLMLRFSGYNPLHYIPYRTYNRLLKENSPVSSSNQQQNPNLKLVKSSGDKSPDTNVSPSCLSKIKDLAYLEVVKKQKVEVRGGSMDQWLNQQVDEYQSIKSELKPENPPDSSLKLCQS; encoded by the coding sequence ATGAATCAAGATATTTCTGGCATTAGTAGCAAATTCAATAACTCAATTCATCCAGAACAGTTTGACCAAGTAGTTGAGGCGATTCTTTCGGGTAAGTATTCCTGGGCATGTGTTTTAATGTTACGGTTCTCTGGGTACAATCCGTTACATTACATTCCCTATCGCACTTACAACCGATTACTCAAAGAAAACTCCCCTGTTAGTAGCTCTAATCAACAGCAAAATCCCAATTTGAAACTTGTCAAGTCATCTGGTGATAAAAGTCCTGATACTAATGTTTCGCCAAGCTGTTTAAGCAAAATCAAAGATTTAGCTTATCTTGAGGTAGTTAAAAAGCAAAAAGTAGAAGTCCGTGGTGGTAGTATGGACCAGTGGCTGAACCAGCAAGTTGACGAATATCAATCAATAAAATCGGAATTAAAACCAGAAAACCCTCCAGATTCATCCTTGAAACTTTGTCAAAGCTAA
- a CDS encoding peptidylprolyl isomerase, with amino-acid sequence MNDLKKIVIEPEEIVNFLKSKMNFKEIYQNILFKRVIRDAAEERGITVTTAEIEAEANRQRREQKLEKATDTLAWLADQLVSPQDWEVGIRDSLLAQKLAEELFSQEVKNFFIQNRLEFEEVSLYQILVNSQKLAQELYYQIEEGEISFYDAAHLYDIDLNRQKKCGYEGKIYRFALQPNVAAVVFSTQPQQLIGPLKTEQGYHLFLVEEFHPAVLTPQRYQEIINNMFKNWLSTELDFMLHSTLRS; translated from the coding sequence ATGAATGACCTAAAAAAAATAGTGATTGAACCGGAGGAAATTGTCAATTTCCTCAAAAGCAAAATGAATTTCAAGGAAATATACCAAAATATTTTGTTTAAAAGGGTAATTCGTGACGCAGCAGAGGAAAGAGGGATAACTGTCACTACAGCAGAAATTGAGGCTGAGGCGAATCGCCAACGTCGGGAACAGAAACTAGAAAAAGCTACAGACACACTAGCATGGTTAGCAGATCAATTGGTTTCTCCCCAAGATTGGGAAGTAGGAATCCGCGATAGTTTGCTGGCACAAAAGTTAGCTGAGGAACTGTTCTCTCAAGAAGTAAAAAACTTTTTTATTCAAAATCGCCTGGAGTTTGAGGAAGTTAGCCTCTATCAAATTCTGGTTAATTCACAAAAACTGGCGCAAGAACTTTACTATCAAATAGAGGAAGGGGAAATTAGTTTTTATGACGCGGCTCACTTGTATGATATAGACCTTAACCGCCAAAAAAAGTGCGGTTATGAGGGAAAAATTTATCGTTTTGCTCTCCAGCCAAATGTAGCTGCTGTTGTATTTAGTACCCAACCCCAGCAGTTGATCGGTCCACTGAAAACTGAGCAAGGTTATCACCTTTTTTTAGTAGAAGAGTTTCACCCTGCTGTATTAACGCCGCAAAGGTATCAAGAAATTATTAATAATATGTTTAAAAATTGGCTATCTACCGAACTAGACTTTATGTTGCATTCAACATTACGCAGTTAG